One genomic segment of Chitinibacter sp. FCG-7 includes these proteins:
- the tssC gene encoding type VI secretion system contractile sheath large subunit, with translation MNQELLDHPQQSTNTVTLEVDNDFTRLLQQEFRPKSDEARSAVEEAVRTLAAQALGQTGLISTDAVRTIESMIGELDRKLSAQLNEVIHHPEYQQLESAWRGLHYLVTNTEMDEMLKIKVLSISKTELHRNLRRYKGTAWDQSPFFKRIYEEEYGQFGGEPFGCLVGDYHFDHTPVDVELLREIARTAAASHCPFIAGASPSVMQMESWQELANPRDLTKIFQTPEYAAWRSLRESDDARYIGLAMPRFLARLPYGVNTNPVDEFDFEEDTAGAAHERYSWANSAYAMAVNINRSFKYYGWCSRIRGVESGGAVDNLPCHTFPSDDGGVDLKCPTEIAISDRREAELAKNGFMPLLHRKNSDMAAFIGAQSLQKPQEYVDPDATANANLAARLPYLFSVCRFAHYLKCIVRDKIGSFKSRDEMQRWLNDWVLQYVDGDPENSSESVKAEKPLAAAEVHVEEVEGNPGYYTSKFFLRPHYQLEGLTVSLRLVSKLPSIKEGGA, from the coding sequence ATGAATCAAGAACTACTCGATCACCCCCAGCAGAGTACCAATACCGTCACTTTGGAGGTGGACAACGACTTTACCCGCCTGCTGCAGCAGGAATTCCGCCCTAAGTCCGATGAAGCCCGCTCTGCCGTCGAAGAAGCCGTGCGCACCCTGGCCGCCCAGGCCCTGGGTCAAACCGGCCTGATCAGCACCGATGCCGTGCGCACCATTGAAAGTATGATCGGCGAGCTAGACCGCAAGCTGTCTGCCCAACTTAATGAGGTGATTCACCACCCTGAATACCAGCAACTTGAATCAGCTTGGCGCGGCCTGCATTACCTCGTCACCAACACCGAAATGGACGAGATGCTGAAAATCAAGGTGCTGAGCATTTCCAAGACCGAACTGCACCGCAACCTGCGCCGCTACAAGGGCACCGCCTGGGATCAAAGCCCCTTCTTCAAGCGCATTTACGAAGAAGAATATGGCCAGTTCGGCGGCGAGCCGTTTGGCTGCCTGGTGGGCGACTATCACTTCGACCACACCCCGGTGGATGTCGAACTGCTGCGCGAAATCGCCCGCACCGCTGCCGCCTCGCACTGCCCCTTCATCGCCGGCGCCTCGCCCTCGGTGATGCAGATGGAATCCTGGCAGGAGCTGGCCAACCCGCGCGACCTGACCAAGATTTTCCAGACGCCGGAATACGCCGCCTGGCGCTCGCTGCGCGAGTCGGACGACGCGCGCTACATCGGTCTGGCCATGCCGCGCTTCCTCGCCCGCCTGCCCTATGGCGTGAACACCAACCCGGTGGATGAATTCGACTTCGAGGAAGACACCGCCGGCGCCGCCCACGAACGCTACAGCTGGGCGAATTCGGCCTACGCCATGGCCGTGAACATCAACCGCTCGTTCAAGTACTACGGCTGGTGCTCGCGCATTCGCGGCGTGGAATCCGGCGGTGCGGTCGACAACCTGCCCTGCCACACCTTCCCGTCCGACGATGGCGGCGTGGACCTGAAGTGCCCGACCGAAATCGCCATTTCCGATCGTCGTGAGGCAGAACTGGCCAAGAACGGCTTCATGCCGCTCTTGCACCGCAAGAACTCCGACATGGCCGCCTTCATCGGCGCGCAGTCCCTGCAAAAGCCGCAGGAATACGTCGACCCGGACGCCACCGCCAACGCCAACCTGGCTGCGCGCCTGCCCTACCTGTTTTCGGTATGCCGCTTCGCCCACTATCTGAAGTGCATCGTGCGCGACAAGATCGGCTCCTTCAAGAGCCGCGACGAAATGCAGCGCTGGCTGAACGACTGGGTACTGCAGTACGTCGATGGTGATCCGGAAAACTCCTCCGAATCAGTAAAGGCCGAGAAGCCTCTGGCCGCCGCCGAAGTGCACGTGGAGGAAGTAGAAGGCAATCCTGGCTACTACACCTCGAAGTTCTTCCTGCGCCCACACTACCAGCTGGAAGGCCTGACCGTATCACTGCGCCTGGTTTCCAAACTGCCATCGATCAAGGAAGGTGGTGCGTAA
- a CDS encoding Hcp family type VI secretion system effector, whose product MANDMFLKIDGIEGESLDSTHTNEIELLTLDWGMSQGASMHAGTGGGAGKVSVDDLVFTHSVDKASPILMQVCMSGKHIPKAVLTVRKAGEKPLEFYKVTMTDVMVTNVQPSGSNSGGGLIETVGLAFSKVKIEYQPQGADGSAKGGAIVTEYDIKANKKV is encoded by the coding sequence ATGGCAAATGATATGTTCCTGAAAATCGATGGCATTGAAGGCGAATCGCTTGATAGCACGCACACCAATGAAATCGAGCTGCTGACCTTGGACTGGGGCATGAGCCAAGGTGCAAGCATGCATGCAGGTACTGGTGGCGGCGCAGGCAAGGTATCAGTGGATGATCTGGTCTTTACACACAGCGTGGACAAAGCCAGCCCGATCCTGATGCAGGTTTGTATGAGTGGTAAACACATCCCTAAAGCGGTATTGACCGTACGCAAAGCCGGTGAAAAGCCACTTGAATTCTACAAAGTGACCATGACTGATGTGATGGTGACCAATGTGCAACCTAGTGGCAGCAACAGTGGTGGTGGCTTGATTGAAACCGTAGGCCTGGCATTCTCGAAAGTGAAGATCGAATACCAGCCACAAGGTGCAGATGGTTCGGCCAAAGGCGGCGCAATCGTGACCGAGTACGATATCAAAGCGAACAAAAAAGTTTAA
- the tssB gene encoding type VI secretion system contractile sheath small subunit, with amino-acid sequence MARPSTGNSGQKFIARNRAPRVQIEYDVEVYGSDKKIQLPFVMGVLSDLAGKSAENLPALADRKFMEIDVDNFDSRMKSLKPSTAFRVANKLTGEGEISVDLTFESMDDFSPAQTAMQIEPLRKLLEARQQLSNLLTYMDGKNGAEKLITELLNDPTLLAALSSAPKQEDQA; translated from the coding sequence ATGGCTAGACCCTCCACCGGAAACAGTGGTCAGAAATTTATTGCGCGTAATCGAGCGCCCCGCGTCCAGATCGAATATGACGTTGAAGTATATGGTTCGGACAAAAAAATTCAGCTCCCATTCGTAATGGGCGTGCTTTCGGACTTGGCGGGTAAATCGGCAGAAAATTTGCCAGCACTTGCTGATCGCAAGTTCATGGAAATCGATGTCGACAATTTTGACAGCAGAATGAAATCACTCAAGCCAAGTACGGCTTTCCGTGTAGCCAACAAGTTAACTGGCGAAGGCGAAATTAGCGTCGATTTGACCTTCGAAAGCATGGACGATTTCAGCCCAGCCCAAACAGCCATGCAAATCGAACCGCTGCGCAAACTGCTAGAAGCACGCCAGCAACTCTCCAATCTGCTGACCTACATGGACGGCAAAAATGGCGCGGAAAAACTGATTACCGAGCTACTCAATGACCCCACCTTGCTGGCAGCGCTATCCAGTGCTCCCAAGCAAGAAGATCAGGCTTGA